From a region of the Methanoculleus receptaculi genome:
- the pyrH gene encoding UMP kinase, translating into MKKIVISLGGSILVPSLESNNIARYVSVLKKISGICRLFIVVGGGGEARRYIGVARGLGAGEAAADELGIMVTRLNARLLIAGLGEAAYPRVAENYTEALEFALSGKIVVMGGITPAQTTDAVSAVLAESVGADLLINATSIDGIYSADPKKDASAVRHERLTPRELLEILTANRMNAGANTVLDIVAGKVIERSGIPLLVIDGREPDNLYRAIAEGAFLGTIVSKEGAEPRPA; encoded by the coding sequence ATGAAGAAGATCGTTATATCTCTGGGCGGCTCGATTCTGGTCCCCTCGCTTGAATCGAACAATATCGCTCGATACGTATCCGTTCTGAAGAAGATCTCCGGGATATGCCGACTGTTCATTGTTGTCGGCGGTGGCGGGGAGGCGCGCAGGTACATCGGGGTCGCTCGCGGCCTTGGCGCCGGCGAGGCAGCGGCGGACGAACTCGGCATCATGGTGACCAGGCTGAACGCGCGTCTTCTCATCGCCGGTCTCGGCGAGGCGGCCTACCCGCGTGTTGCCGAGAACTACACAGAGGCGCTTGAGTTCGCGCTGAGCGGAAAGATCGTGGTCATGGGCGGGATCACTCCTGCACAGACGACTGACGCCGTATCGGCGGTGCTTGCCGAGAGCGTTGGTGCCGATCTCCTCATCAACGCCACGTCGATCGACGGGATATACAGCGCCGACCCGAAGAAAGATGCCAGTGCAGTGAGGCACGAACGCCTCACTCCGCGAGAACTCCTGGAGATCCTCACAGCAAACAGAATGAACGCGGGCGCCAACACCGTTCTCGATATCGTGGCCGGGAAAGTTATTGAACGCTCCGGGATCCCTCTTCTGGTGATCGACGGCCGTGAACCGGATAACCTCTACCGGGCGATCGCGGAGGGCGCGTTTCTCGGCACCATAGTCTCAAAAGAGGGTGCAGAACCCCGGCCGGCCTGA
- a CDS encoding RNA-guided endonuclease InsQ/TnpB family protein produces the protein MIVSYKYRAYPDATTEVRLNAALDTCRWLYNKLLEECNTARENGISPTMQGTQARIVTLKEENPALKDVYSKVLQMVNYTLWSNIAALSQTKKRGRKIGKLRFKSAARYRTLNYNQSGFKIDREHSSITFSKIGTIPFNMHRPYTGKVKGVLITRSGDRWYVIIQTEQTVSSSKREGQSVGIDLGLNSFAVDSDGAVIENPRFYEHSLGRIKKIQRSLARKKRFSKNWKKAKRKLEKVYDHVANQKNDFLHKLSRQYVDTYATICVEDLNIKYLKENGKSRGLRRSIHSASWGRFYSYLSYKAESAGTELVKVDPRDTTQMCSNCGSIVKKTLSERVHECPYCGFVADRDYNAAVNIHRVGMEQPFEPVEPRPLHHISVVQVLAMKQEAPPFRAG, from the coding sequence ATGATCGTTTCCTACAAGTACCGAGCGTATCCCGATGCAACCACTGAAGTTCGGCTGAATGCCGCGCTCGATACCTGTAGGTGGCTCTACAACAAACTTCTCGAAGAATGCAACACGGCACGAGAGAATGGAATCTCTCCGACGATGCAAGGAACGCAGGCGCGGATCGTCACGCTGAAAGAGGAGAATCCTGCACTCAAGGACGTGTACTCTAAAGTGCTCCAGATGGTCAACTACACCCTCTGGAGCAACATCGCTGCACTCTCGCAGACAAAGAAGAGAGGACGGAAGATCGGCAAACTCCGATTCAAGAGTGCAGCCCGATACCGGACGCTCAATTATAATCAGTCGGGTTTCAAGATCGATCGCGAGCATAGTTCGATTACGTTCTCGAAGATCGGAACGATTCCGTTCAACATGCACCGACCCTACACCGGGAAGGTGAAGGGTGTCCTGATCACCCGTTCCGGCGATAGATGGTATGTGATCATTCAGACAGAGCAGACAGTGTCTTCATCAAAGCGTGAAGGGCAGTCTGTCGGTATCGATCTCGGTCTGAACTCGTTTGCGGTCGATAGTGACGGTGCGGTGATCGAGAACCCCAGGTTCTATGAACATTCTCTGGGCAGGATCAAGAAGATCCAGCGGAGTCTTGCCCGGAAAAAACGGTTCTCGAAAAACTGGAAGAAGGCAAAAAGGAAACTGGAGAAGGTCTATGATCATGTCGCCAACCAGAAGAACGATTTCCTGCACAAACTCTCCCGTCAGTACGTTGACACCTATGCGACGATCTGTGTTGAAGACCTGAATATCAAGTATTTGAAAGAGAACGGCAAATCTCGCGGGCTCCGGAGAAGTATCCACAGTGCGTCGTGGGGACGATTTTATTCTTACCTCTCGTACAAGGCTGAAAGTGCTGGTACGGAACTCGTCAAAGTCGATCCCCGCGACACGACACAGATGTGTTCGAACTGCGGAAGCATCGTGAAAAAGACGCTCTCCGAGAGAGTCCACGAATGCCCATACTGTGGGTTTGTTGCCGATAGAGATTACAATGCTGCGGTAAATATCCACCGCGTGGGGATGGAACAGCCCTTTGAGCCTGTGGAGCCAAGACCTCTACATCACATCTCTGTGGTGCAAGTGTTGGCCATGAAGCAGGAAGCCCCGCCCTTCAGGGCGGGGTAG
- the amrS gene encoding AmmeMemoRadiSam system radical SAM enzyme has product MHEARLYQKLEDNTVRCSLCAHRCTIKDGKHGICGVRINRGGTLYAATFGKVIAEAVDPIEKKPLYHFLPGSLSYSLGSVGCNFHCVHCQNWQISQQTLEMGGFRDISPEMGVERAIASGSASIAWTYNEPTIWHEYPLEMGAFARQKGLGTVYVTNGYITEEGLRDLAGMLTAFRVDIKSFSDAFYRKVCGGRLQPVLDATLLAKELGMHIETVTLVIPGQNDSMEEMEGLIRWVLENLGPDTPMHFTRFHPEYRMLDLWPTPVRTLEKIYERAKELGINYPYLGNVGGHPYESTYCPSCGNLIIERAGYAIRIRGLEGHSCTRCGGRIEYVSEIR; this is encoded by the coding sequence ATGCATGAGGCGCGACTCTACCAGAAACTGGAGGATAACACCGTCAGGTGCTCGCTCTGCGCCCACAGGTGCACCATTAAAGATGGGAAGCATGGTATCTGCGGTGTCCGCATCAACCGCGGCGGCACGCTGTATGCCGCCACATTCGGCAAGGTGATCGCTGAAGCGGTCGATCCCATCGAGAAGAAACCGCTGTATCATTTCCTGCCGGGGAGCCTCTCTTACTCGCTTGGCAGCGTTGGCTGCAACTTCCACTGTGTGCACTGCCAGAACTGGCAGATCTCCCAGCAAACTCTGGAGATGGGAGGGTTCAGGGATATCAGCCCCGAGATGGGAGTGGAGCGGGCGATTGCGTCGGGTTCTGCAAGCATCGCCTGGACATACAATGAGCCCACCATATGGCACGAGTATCCGCTTGAGATGGGGGCGTTTGCACGGCAGAAAGGTCTTGGAACGGTCTATGTCACAAACGGCTACATCACCGAGGAGGGGTTGCGCGACCTCGCCGGTATGCTCACCGCCTTCCGTGTTGACATCAAATCGTTCTCTGATGCCTTCTACCGGAAGGTCTGCGGCGGGAGGCTTCAGCCTGTCCTGGACGCAACGTTGCTTGCAAAGGAACTCGGTATGCATATCGAGACGGTTACACTTGTCATCCCGGGCCAGAACGACTCTATGGAGGAGATGGAGGGGCTCATCCGGTGGGTGCTTGAGAACCTCGGACCCGACACGCCGATGCACTTCACCCGGTTCCACCCTGAATACAGGATGCTGGATCTCTGGCCGACACCGGTCAGGACGCTGGAGAAGATTTACGAACGGGCAAAAGAACTCGGGATCAACTACCCATACCTGGGAAACGTCGGAGGCCACCCTTACGAGAGCACCTACTGCCCATCCTGCGGAAACCTTATCATCGAGCGGGCGGGCTACGCCATACGGATACGGGGGCTTGAAGGGCATTCCTGCACGAGATGCGGGGGGCGCATCGAGTATGTCTCGGAGATCCGGTGA
- a CDS encoding Mut7-C RNAse domain-containing protein: MSRRSGERRFLTDRMLGTLTRYLRFMGYDTLCANGLPPGSTREDSLLLEIATCEDRVLLTRDRELARRGGEQAVYIASEDIMSQIRQLADAGLIEPEVRMSRCSLCNTRLRPATRREIRETPYAPSSPPEREFWWCPACRKLYWMGSHGARIERRLKEVRLGS; the protein is encoded by the coding sequence ATGTCTCGGAGATCCGGTGAACGCCGTTTCCTGACCGACAGGATGCTCGGGACGCTGACGCGCTACCTCCGGTTCATGGGGTATGACACACTGTGTGCAAACGGCCTCCCCCCCGGCAGCACGCGGGAAGATTCGCTGCTGCTAGAGATCGCAACCTGTGAGGATCGTGTCCTCCTGACCCGCGATCGTGAACTCGCGCGCCGGGGCGGGGAGCAGGCGGTCTACATCGCTTCTGAAGATATCATGTCACAGATCCGGCAACTTGCCGACGCCGGTCTGATCGAGCCGGAGGTCAGGATGAGTCGCTGTTCGCTCTGCAACACGCGCCTTCGACCGGCAACGCGGCGTGAGATCCGGGAGACCCCATACGCACCGTCCTCGCCCCCGGAAAGGGAGTTCTGGTGGTGCCCAGCCTGCCGGAAACTCTACTGGATGGGGTCGCATGGGGCTCGTATTGAGCGAAGGCTGAAAGAGGTGCGCTTGGGCTCCTGA
- a CDS encoding phosphoadenosine phosphosulfate reductase domain-containing protein, protein MPRLYLGKILLRWCDSCHAPVLSGICACGTPTRPVAVTPPGDARPAFPDDVERVNRIFSEHFGAPLIPEGHIALLNKVPAEDRMDEIVLGGAVVGAIRYFPEERRWEPLPRPAAAAYLKPTKRYVVVDDGAITSIRGSGASVLAPGLVSIDPAVAEGDEVFILTKAGECIGVGRAKVDAATAGTMDRGLVVRTRKNVQSVCVPGEATWEDVVAANEPVLADYEAASIRFVREVAQQNPEKPTVSYSGGKDSLATLLVVLKALGPVPLLFADTGFEFPETCENVDEVAERYGLEVLRVCDEEAFWKMFDENGPPAVDDRWCCTVCKLHPVGRLIGDHWGECLSFIGQRKYESVRRMQSRRVWRNAHVPQQLSAAPIQQWTAMHVWLYIFREKAPYNRLYERGLDRIGCFMCPSSDLATFAIIGVSHPELLAMWHGKLARWQERQGLSPDWIERGLWRKRGDADEEEDSYN, encoded by the coding sequence ATGCCTCGCCTCTACCTCGGAAAGATCCTGCTCCGCTGGTGCGACTCCTGCCACGCCCCCGTGCTCTCCGGGATCTGCGCCTGCGGCACCCCGACCCGCCCGGTAGCCGTCACGCCGCCGGGAGACGCACGCCCTGCGTTTCCCGACGATGTCGAGCGGGTCAACCGAATATTCAGCGAACATTTCGGAGCGCCGCTGATACCGGAGGGGCACATTGCGCTCCTCAACAAAGTTCCCGCCGAGGACCGGATGGACGAGATCGTCCTTGGCGGCGCGGTCGTGGGCGCGATCCGCTACTTCCCGGAGGAGCGGCGCTGGGAGCCACTCCCACGCCCTGCCGCCGCGGCTTACCTGAAGCCGACGAAGCGCTACGTCGTCGTCGACGACGGCGCGATCACGTCCATCCGCGGTTCGGGAGCAAGCGTCCTCGCACCGGGCCTCGTCTCGATCGATCCCGCCGTCGCCGAAGGCGATGAAGTCTTCATCCTGACGAAGGCCGGCGAGTGCATCGGCGTCGGCAGGGCAAAGGTCGATGCGGCCACCGCCGGGACGATGGACCGGGGGCTCGTCGTCCGGACGCGAAAGAACGTCCAGTCGGTCTGTGTCCCGGGCGAGGCGACGTGGGAGGACGTCGTCGCGGCAAACGAACCGGTCCTCGCGGACTACGAAGCCGCGAGCATCCGGTTCGTCCGGGAGGTCGCCCAGCAGAACCCCGAGAAGCCCACGGTCTCCTACTCCGGCGGAAAAGACAGCCTCGCGACCCTGCTCGTCGTCTTAAAGGCGCTCGGCCCGGTGCCGCTCCTCTTTGCCGACACGGGATTCGAGTTCCCGGAGACCTGCGAGAATGTGGACGAGGTGGCGGAACGCTACGGGCTCGAAGTCCTCCGGGTCTGCGACGAAGAAGCATTCTGGAAGATGTTCGATGAGAACGGCCCGCCTGCCGTCGACGACCGCTGGTGCTGCACGGTCTGCAAACTCCACCCCGTCGGCCGCCTGATCGGCGATCACTGGGGTGAATGCCTCTCGTTCATCGGGCAGCGGAAGTACGAGTCGGTGCGGCGGATGCAGAGCCGGCGGGTCTGGCGGAACGCCCATGTCCCGCAACAGCTCTCGGCGGCCCCCATTCAGCAGTGGACGGCGATGCACGTCTGGCTCTACATCTTCCGCGAGAAAGCCCCCTACAACCGCCTCTACGAGCGGGGGCTCGACCGCATCGGGTGCTTCATGTGCCCCTCGAGCGACCTTGCGACGTTTGCAATCATCGGGGTATCCCACCCCGAGCTCCTGGCGATGTGGCACGGCAAACTCGCCCGCTGGCAGGAGAGGCAGGGGCTCTCTCCCGACTGGATCGAGCGCGGGCTGTGGCGAAAACGGGGAGATGCGGATGAAGAAGAAGATAGTTATAATTGA
- a CDS encoding potassium transporter TrkG — MNRVHIYYLSDKTDWHRTRHSADAIFEVVSAAANVGISTGFVNPGMSPAAKWLFIVVMWAGRLEIVPVIALAAGAVRRV; from the coding sequence ATGAATCGGGTACATATATATTATTTATCAGATAAAACCGATTGGCACCGGACTCGCCACTCCGCCGACGCCATCTTCGAGGTCGTCTCCGCCGCGGCCAACGTCGGGATCAGCACCGGGTTCGTGAATCCCGGCATGAGTCCTGCGGCGAAGTGGCTCTTCATCGTCGTTATGTGGGCGGGGAGGCTGGAGATCGTGCCCGTCATCGCCCTGGCGGCCGGGGCGGTACGGAGGGTGTGA
- the hisH gene encoding imidazole glycerol phosphate synthase subunit HisH has translation MKKKIVIIDYGLGNLRSVLRGLERAGAAARITGDAEEITAADGIVLPGVGAFREGMEMLGDLQVTVVNAARDTPLLGICLGMQMLMDSSEEHGLHQGLGMVPGEVRRFIPTGGEKVPHMGWNTIRVQAGAPIFDGLREEEYVYFVHSYYAAAAPESVIASTTYIHPFASAVRCGQTYGLQFHPEKSGAVGLKILENFIEQIC, from the coding sequence ATGAAGAAGAAGATAGTTATAATTGATTACGGTCTCGGCAACCTGCGGAGCGTGCTGCGGGGCCTGGAGCGGGCGGGAGCAGCGGCGAGGATAACGGGGGATGCTGAGGAGATCACGGCAGCAGATGGGATCGTCCTCCCAGGGGTGGGGGCGTTTCGCGAGGGGATGGAGATGCTCGGCGATCTCCAGGTGACAGTCGTCAACGCCGCTCGCGATACGCCGCTGCTCGGGATCTGTCTTGGTATGCAGATGCTCATGGACTCGAGCGAAGAGCACGGGCTCCACCAGGGGCTCGGGATGGTGCCGGGGGAGGTCAGGCGGTTTATACCGACCGGCGGGGAGAAGGTGCCGCATATGGGCTGGAACACCATACGCGTCCAGGCAGGGGCACCTATCTTCGATGGGCTGCGCGAGGAGGAGTACGTCTACTTTGTCCACTCCTACTATGCGGCGGCCGCACCGGAGAGCGTCATCGCGAGCACCACCTACATCCACCCATTTGCATCCGCGGTCAGGTGCGGGCAGACATACGGTCTCCAGTTCCACCCGGAGAAGAGCGGTGCGGTGGGGCTGAAGATCCTGGAGAACTTCATCGAGCAGATCTGTTAG